A single genomic interval of Nonomuraea rubra harbors:
- a CDS encoding SH3 domain-containing protein, with the protein MGAVTRLLAGAALAITPATPATAAHHSPTCHYVNQTDDPAPIREGPGKKHRKTAELPPSDDPIKATCAARGRGPDHWVRIKTGDQKGNWVWRDRLQVWTGE; encoded by the coding sequence ATGGGAGCCGTAACCCGCCTTCTCGCGGGCGCCGCACTCGCCATCACCCCCGCCACTCCGGCCACCGCCGCCCACCACTCCCCGACCTGCCACTACGTCAACCAGACGGACGACCCGGCCCCCATCAGGGAAGGCCCGGGCAAGAAGCACCGCAAGACGGCCGAACTCCCCCCGTCCGACGACCCGATCAAGGCCACCTGCGCCGCCAGAGGCCGCGGCCCCGACCACTGGGTACGCATCAAGACCGGCGACCAGAAGGGCAACTGGGTCTGGCGCGACCGCCTCCAGGTCTGGACGGGGGAGTGA
- the polX gene encoding DNA polymerase/3'-5' exonuclease PolX: protein MRANEEAAAALQEYAELFALCGGDAFRVRSYQKAAKAIAGYPEDISVVDVRSVPGVGEAIAKKMEEFLQRGSFRQLDDLRGRVPDGVRRLTRVPSLGPKTAIMLFEDFGIDSTTALSEAISSGRLDGVKGLGPKTLANLLKGIEQLEQSGRRVHIGVAMSLAEQVMASLKAERIAYAGSLRRMRDTIGDIDILAVAPESIMEDFRAQPYVADVIAAGDKKTSIRTTSGIQVDLRVVPAGSWGAAMQYFTGSKEHNVAIREMAVKKGWKLSEYGLFEGERVIAAESEEDIYDALGMQYVPPPMREDGGEVKAALAGELPVLVELADLKGDLHTHTDLTDGIASLEDMVAAGHARGYAYYAVTDHAPDLAMQRMTLDKALEQRGRVAALQASYPGMRLLHGTELNIAPDGSVDWPGEVLREFDVCVASVHSHFRMSRDEMTRRFIAACENPYVDIIGHPTTRKIGKREPVDADWDAVFRAAARTGTAMEIDSFPDRSDLPSDLVRLARHHGVKFSIDSDSHAIPHLANQRFGVGIAQRAWLTTDDVINTWPLERLLAFLGR, encoded by the coding sequence ATGCGGGCAAACGAGGAAGCGGCGGCGGCGCTGCAGGAATACGCGGAGCTGTTCGCGCTCTGCGGCGGCGACGCCTTCCGGGTGCGGAGCTACCAGAAGGCGGCCAAGGCGATCGCCGGGTACCCCGAGGACATCTCGGTCGTCGACGTGCGCTCCGTGCCCGGGGTGGGCGAGGCCATCGCCAAGAAGATGGAGGAGTTCCTGCAGCGCGGGAGCTTCCGGCAGCTCGACGACCTGCGGGGCCGCGTGCCCGACGGGGTGCGGCGGCTGACCAGGGTGCCGTCCCTGGGGCCGAAGACGGCGATCATGTTGTTCGAGGACTTCGGGATCGACTCCACCACGGCGCTGAGCGAGGCTATCAGCTCCGGCCGCCTCGACGGCGTCAAGGGCCTCGGCCCCAAGACCCTGGCCAACCTGCTCAAGGGCATCGAGCAGCTGGAGCAGTCGGGCCGCCGGGTGCACATCGGCGTCGCGATGTCGCTGGCCGAGCAGGTGATGGCCTCGCTGAAGGCCGAGCGCATCGCGTACGCGGGGTCGCTGCGCCGGATGCGCGACACGATCGGCGACATCGACATCCTCGCGGTGGCGCCCGAGTCCATCATGGAGGACTTCCGCGCCCAGCCGTACGTCGCCGACGTCATCGCCGCCGGCGACAAGAAGACCTCGATCCGCACCACGTCCGGCATCCAGGTGGACCTGCGCGTGGTGCCGGCCGGCTCGTGGGGCGCGGCCATGCAGTACTTCACCGGCTCCAAGGAGCACAACGTCGCCATCAGGGAGATGGCGGTGAAGAAGGGCTGGAAGCTGTCGGAGTACGGCTTGTTCGAGGGCGAGCGGGTGATCGCCGCCGAGTCCGAGGAGGACATCTACGACGCGCTCGGCATGCAGTACGTGCCGCCGCCGATGCGCGAGGACGGCGGGGAGGTCAAGGCGGCGCTCGCCGGCGAGCTGCCCGTCCTGGTCGAGCTGGCCGACCTCAAGGGCGACCTGCACACCCACACCGACCTGACCGACGGCATCGCCTCGCTGGAGGACATGGTGGCGGCCGGCCACGCCCGCGGCTACGCGTACTACGCGGTCACCGACCACGCGCCCGACCTGGCGATGCAGCGCATGACCCTGGACAAGGCGCTCGAACAGCGGGGCCGGGTGGCCGCGCTGCAGGCGAGCTATCCCGGCATGCGGCTGCTGCACGGCACCGAGCTCAACATCGCCCCCGACGGCTCGGTCGACTGGCCCGGGGAGGTGCTGCGGGAGTTCGACGTGTGCGTGGCCTCGGTGCACTCGCACTTCCGCATGTCGCGCGACGAGATGACCCGCCGCTTCATCGCCGCCTGCGAGAACCCGTACGTCGACATCATCGGCCACCCGACCACCCGCAAGATCGGCAAGCGCGAGCCCGTGGACGCCGACTGGGACGCCGTCTTCCGCGCCGCGGCCCGCACCGGCACCGCCATGGAGATCGACTCCTTCCCCGACCGCTCCGACCTGCCGTCCGACCTGGTGCGGCTGGCCAGGCACCACGGGGTGAAGTTCTCGATCGACAGTGACTCGCACGCGATCCCGCACCTGGCCAATCAGCGGTTCGGGGTGGGGATCGCGCAGCGGGCCTGGCTGACCACGGACGACGTCATCAACACGTGGCCGCTGGAGCGGCTGCTGGCCTTCCTGGGGCGCTGA
- a CDS encoding aldo/keto reductase — translation MEYTRLGNSGLKVSRLCLGMMSYGDPARQQWALAREEAEPLVRRAADAGVTFFDTADVYSNGASEVVTGEVLRAAFPRREDYVLATKVYFPMGRGRNDRGLSRKHILDAIDASLTRLGTDYVDLYQIHRWDDETPIEETMEALHDVVRAGKVRYLGASSMWAWQFAKAQHAAEVNGWTRFVSMQNHYNLLYREEEREMLPLCADQGVGVIPWSPLARGVLARAGSATTTARTGSDERIDYLYDPENDKLIIDRVARVAAERGLPAAQVALAWVLHRSEITAPIVGATKERHVDDAVAAVSVTLSEEEIAFLEAPYRPREVRF, via the coding sequence ATGGAGTACACGCGACTGGGTAACTCAGGTTTGAAGGTCTCCCGGCTGTGCCTGGGCATGATGAGCTACGGCGACCCCGCCAGGCAGCAGTGGGCGCTGGCGCGGGAGGAGGCGGAACCCCTCGTCCGCAGGGCCGCCGACGCGGGAGTGACGTTCTTCGACACCGCCGACGTCTACAGCAACGGCGCCAGCGAGGTCGTGACCGGCGAGGTGCTGCGCGCGGCCTTCCCCAGGCGCGAGGACTACGTGCTGGCCACGAAGGTGTACTTCCCGATGGGCAGGGGGCGCAACGACCGCGGCCTGTCGCGCAAGCACATCCTCGACGCCATCGACGCCTCGCTCACCCGGCTCGGCACCGACTACGTGGATCTCTACCAGATCCACCGCTGGGACGACGAGACGCCGATCGAGGAGACCATGGAGGCGCTGCACGACGTGGTCAGGGCGGGCAAGGTCCGCTACCTCGGGGCGTCGAGCATGTGGGCGTGGCAGTTCGCCAAGGCGCAGCACGCGGCCGAGGTCAACGGGTGGACGAGGTTCGTCTCCATGCAGAACCACTACAACCTCCTCTACCGCGAGGAGGAGCGCGAGATGTTGCCGCTCTGCGCCGACCAGGGCGTGGGCGTGATCCCGTGGAGCCCGCTGGCGCGCGGCGTGCTGGCCAGGGCCGGCTCCGCCACCACGACGGCCAGGACGGGCTCGGACGAGCGGATCGACTACCTGTACGACCCGGAGAACGACAAGCTGATCATCGACCGGGTGGCGCGGGTGGCCGCGGAGCGCGGGCTGCCCGCGGCGCAGGTGGCGCTGGCGTGGGTGCTGCACCGGAGCGAGATCACCGCGCCGATCGTGGGGGCCACGAAGGAGCGGCACGTGGACGACGCCGTGGCGGCCGTGTCCGTGACACTGTCGGAGGAGGAGATCGCGTTCCTGGAGGCGCCGTACCGCCCTCGCGAGGTGCGCTTCTAG
- a CDS encoding sensor histidine kinase: MSRARARLTDLRARRKGPRARLKGLSSPYWVGGLGLAAGIAGLSVPILSGLARSGMAAEGAVTLLVLVALHVKFITETPVRRAGAWWIVAVQAWLTYLPLTVFGAAWTPVCGLLAGALLVMAGRIRSTVLVLLALACGPVVLAAPDRSMIDPLWALAAPLAGLAEYAVITLARRAKRLGEARTDVMRRAVALERRRFTRDLHDLVGHRLTVLVLKVQLLERLVAEQDDKARDEVSETLELLRSLSTDVRAVAHGLRSSSLAAELGSARSLLESARVRCQIRVSCRDLPGDVEEALTHALREGVTNVLRHAEARQCSVHLLERDHMVRLTIRNDGVRPPRRPGDAGQGLLNLAERVSGLGGWLEATSSRTGQFTFSVYVPRKK, from the coding sequence GTGTCTCGGGCGCGCGCCAGGCTCACCGATCTGCGTGCCAGGCGAAAGGGCCCGCGTGCCCGGCTCAAGGGGCTCTCCTCCCCCTACTGGGTGGGCGGCCTCGGCCTGGCGGCGGGCATCGCCGGGCTGTCGGTGCCGATCCTGTCCGGGCTGGCGAGGTCGGGGATGGCGGCCGAGGGCGCCGTGACGCTGCTCGTGCTGGTGGCCCTGCACGTCAAGTTCATCACCGAGACCCCGGTACGCCGTGCGGGCGCGTGGTGGATCGTGGCCGTGCAGGCGTGGCTGACGTACCTGCCGCTGACCGTGTTCGGCGCGGCGTGGACCCCGGTCTGCGGCCTGCTGGCGGGCGCGCTGCTGGTGATGGCGGGCCGGATCCGCTCGACCGTGCTGGTGCTGCTGGCCCTGGCGTGCGGGCCGGTGGTGCTGGCGGCTCCCGACCGATCCATGATCGACCCGCTGTGGGCGCTGGCCGCCCCGCTGGCCGGCCTGGCCGAGTACGCGGTGATCACGCTGGCCAGGCGGGCCAAGCGGCTCGGCGAGGCACGTACGGACGTCATGCGCAGAGCCGTCGCCCTGGAGCGCCGCCGCTTCACCCGCGACCTGCACGACCTCGTCGGCCACCGGCTGACGGTGCTGGTGCTGAAGGTGCAGCTGCTGGAGCGGCTGGTCGCCGAGCAGGACGATAAGGCGCGGGACGAGGTGAGCGAGACGCTGGAGCTGCTGCGCAGCCTCTCGACCGACGTCAGGGCCGTGGCGCACGGCCTGCGCAGCTCCTCGCTGGCCGCCGAGCTGGGCTCGGCCCGCTCGCTGCTGGAGTCGGCGCGGGTGCGCTGCCAGATCAGGGTGTCCTGCCGCGACCTGCCCGGCGACGTGGAGGAGGCGCTCACGCACGCCCTGCGGGAGGGCGTCACGAACGTGCTGCGCCACGCGGAGGCCCGCCAGTGCTCGGTGCACCTCCTGGAACGTGACCACATGGTCCGCCTGACGATCAGGAACGACGGGGTACGCCCGCCGCGCCGCCCCGGCGACGCCGGCCAGGGCCTGCTGAACCTGGCCGAGCGCGTCTCCGGCCTCGGCGGCTGGCTGGAGGCCACCTCCTCCAGGACCGGCCAATTCACCTTCAGCGTGTACGTCCCACGAAAGAAATAA
- the lanKC gene encoding class III lanthionine synthetase LanKC, with protein MDKYELYCLVDPCFYDTLEHSTAADADFPILRRPLPAGWSSAVTDTWCYYAPDHEPPLPSQGWKIHVSARVEDAEKAIEAVWDYCLPRGIAFKFLRGLPVLVMVNSKAASRASSGKLVTIYPRDEAQLELVLKELDELLRDVRGPYILSDLRYNDGPLFVRYGGFAERHCLSSSGERVLAVEDGNGTLVPDVRGATFSVPPWTTLPAFLEPQLAARNAVTTTGLPYTIESVLHFSNGGGVYLGRDTRTGERVVLKEARPHAGLDAAGRDAVARIEHERDILERLSGLPAAPALRGYFTLGEHHFLVQEFIDGTPLQRRLVHRYPLTRATCTERDLAEYTEWAVETLEEVARAVGSLHERGVVFGDLHPDNILLTDEGRVALIDYEVATLAEDRARAALAHPAFAAPADRQGVDVDRYALACLRLGLFAPQCTIMLPLHRPKVTHLGEIVKETFPVPHGVIDEAVATIAGGERATAATSMPGVASWPELRDAMATAIVAAATPARDDRLFPGDVGQFQPGGGLNLAHGAAGVLFALHSTGLGPFPEYERWLRERARRPVQGSGLGLYDGLHGIAYVLGLLGHQEDAHDLVEVCLREKWDRLESALISGLSGIGLNLLHFGRTDLALRAADICAERLGTPVPEISGGTSPRAGLMHGSSGPALLFLHAYEHTGDAALLDLAATALRQDLRRCRHSEDGSLQVNQGWRLLPYLDEGSAGIALVLERYLRHRHDEAFATALAELRLAGRAGFFVQAGLFTGRAGLIAAGAGDVPELVKGLRWHALPYAGGLAFPGDQLLRLSMDFATGTAGVLFALGAALGERPCKLPFLEAAPERSLPDDTTEGGVRHGTSRPAGS; from the coding sequence ATGGACAAGTACGAGCTCTATTGCCTGGTCGATCCGTGTTTCTACGACACCCTCGAGCACAGCACGGCAGCAGACGCCGACTTTCCCATTCTGCGCAGGCCACTGCCCGCCGGCTGGTCCTCGGCGGTCACCGACACCTGGTGCTATTACGCCCCGGACCACGAGCCGCCGCTGCCTTCGCAGGGCTGGAAGATTCACGTGTCCGCCCGCGTCGAGGACGCGGAAAAGGCCATTGAAGCGGTTTGGGACTACTGTTTGCCGCGCGGTATCGCGTTCAAGTTCCTGCGTGGCCTGCCCGTGCTCGTCATGGTGAACTCCAAGGCCGCCTCCCGGGCCTCCAGCGGCAAGCTCGTCACGATCTACCCGCGCGACGAGGCGCAGCTCGAACTGGTGCTCAAGGAGCTCGACGAGCTGCTGCGCGACGTGCGCGGCCCGTACATCCTCAGCGATCTGCGCTACAACGACGGCCCGCTGTTCGTCAGGTACGGCGGCTTCGCCGAGCGGCACTGCCTGTCCTCGTCGGGCGAGCGTGTGCTGGCCGTCGAGGACGGAAACGGCACGCTCGTGCCCGACGTGCGGGGTGCCACGTTCTCCGTGCCGCCGTGGACCACGCTGCCGGCGTTCCTGGAGCCACAGCTCGCCGCCCGGAACGCGGTGACGACGACCGGGCTGCCGTACACGATCGAGAGCGTCCTGCACTTCTCCAACGGCGGCGGCGTCTACCTGGGCCGCGACACGCGGACCGGCGAGCGCGTGGTGCTCAAGGAGGCCAGGCCGCACGCCGGGCTCGACGCGGCGGGCCGCGACGCGGTCGCCAGGATCGAGCACGAGCGCGACATCCTCGAACGCCTGTCGGGCCTGCCCGCGGCCCCCGCGCTGCGCGGCTACTTCACGCTCGGCGAGCACCACTTCCTCGTGCAGGAGTTCATCGACGGCACGCCGCTCCAGCGGCGGCTCGTGCACCGCTACCCGCTCACCCGCGCCACCTGCACCGAGCGGGACCTGGCCGAGTACACCGAGTGGGCGGTCGAGACGCTGGAGGAGGTGGCGCGCGCGGTCGGCTCGCTGCACGAGCGCGGGGTCGTCTTCGGCGACCTGCACCCCGACAACATCCTGCTCACCGACGAGGGCCGGGTGGCGCTGATCGACTACGAAGTGGCCACGCTCGCCGAGGACAGGGCGCGCGCCGCGCTCGCCCACCCCGCCTTCGCCGCCCCGGCCGACCGCCAGGGCGTGGACGTGGACCGGTACGCGCTGGCGTGCCTGCGCCTGGGCCTGTTCGCGCCACAGTGCACGATCATGCTGCCGCTGCACCGGCCGAAGGTGACGCACCTCGGGGAGATCGTCAAGGAGACGTTCCCGGTGCCCCACGGTGTGATCGACGAGGCCGTCGCGACCATCGCCGGCGGCGAGCGGGCCACCGCCGCCACCTCCATGCCGGGCGTGGCGAGCTGGCCCGAGCTGCGGGACGCCATGGCCACAGCCATCGTGGCCGCCGCCACGCCCGCCCGGGACGACCGGCTCTTCCCCGGCGACGTGGGCCAGTTCCAGCCCGGCGGCGGGCTCAACCTCGCGCACGGCGCGGCCGGCGTGCTGTTCGCCCTGCACAGCACCGGCCTCGGGCCCTTCCCCGAGTACGAGCGCTGGCTGCGCGAGCGAGCCCGCCGCCCCGTCCAGGGCTCCGGCCTCGGCCTGTACGACGGGCTGCACGGCATCGCGTACGTGCTCGGCCTGCTCGGACACCAGGAGGACGCGCACGACCTCGTCGAGGTCTGCCTGCGCGAGAAGTGGGACCGCCTGGAATCGGCCCTCATCTCCGGGCTGTCCGGCATCGGGCTGAACCTCCTCCACTTCGGCCGCACCGACCTCGCCCTGCGCGCGGCGGACATCTGCGCGGAGCGGCTCGGCACCCCCGTGCCAGAGATCAGCGGCGGCACCAGCCCGCGCGCCGGGCTCATGCACGGCTCCTCGGGCCCCGCGCTGCTGTTCCTGCACGCCTACGAGCACACCGGCGACGCGGCGCTGCTCGACCTGGCCGCCACCGCGCTCCGGCAGGACCTGCGGCGCTGCCGCCACTCCGAAGACGGCTCGCTCCAGGTCAACCAGGGGTGGCGGCTGCTGCCGTACCTCGACGAGGGGTCCGCGGGGATCGCCCTCGTGCTGGAGCGCTACCTGCGGCACCGGCACGACGAGGCGTTCGCGACGGCGCTGGCCGAGCTGCGGCTCGCCGGGCGCGCGGGCTTCTTCGTGCAGGCCGGGCTGTTCACCGGCCGCGCCGGGCTCATCGCCGCCGGCGCGGGGGACGTGCCCGAACTGGTGAAGGGGCTGCGGTGGCACGCGCTGCCGTACGCCGGGGGCCTGGCCTTCCCCGGCGACCAGCTCCTGCGCCTGTCCATGGATTTCGCGACCGGAACGGCCGGCGTGCTCTTCGCCCTCGGTGCTGCGCTGGGCGAACGTCCCTGCAAGCTGCCGTTCCTGGAGGCCGCGCCCGAGCGGTCTCTCCCCGACGACACCACGGAAGGAGGTGTACGACATGGTACTTCTCGACCTGCAGGGTCTTGA
- a CDS encoding SapB/AmfS family lanthipeptide — MVLLDLQGLEAPAASDVASGGSTLTVLSCHSGKPSNLSVALCH; from the coding sequence ATGGTACTTCTCGACCTGCAGGGTCTTGAGGCTCCCGCGGCCAGCGACGTGGCCAGCGGCGGCAGCACGCTCACCGTTCTCTCCTGCCACTCCGGCAAGCCCAGCAACCTCAGTGTCGCGCTCTGCCACTGA
- a CDS encoding ABC transporter ATP-binding protein has product MRAGDRLVAGTVRRGGPWPAVLAGTAVVGAAGELAVPYLIGRTVDALVARQPSGTHWLALCAGAVAAVMLCESLGVWARGASGAHAAATLRSGVLRHVLGTGSAATRRFPEGELVTRAGLNAEEVGRAPETVTSALALLVPTAGALVALTLIAPVLTLTLGAGIVVILLVLRAFLRTTTTLAGGYQQVQGEIAARLVEALGGARTIAAAGTADRESRRVLAPLPGLRTHGMALWRANASAAVRAGLVVPLLEVAVLAVGGFMLAAGDLTIGELYAAARYAVLGASLSTALGHISGLARARAAAGRVAEVLDLPPVRYGTRTLPPGPGTVEFRDVAANGLTVGDLALPGGSVTAVVGRSGAGKSLLAALAGRLAEPGRGTVLLDGVPLAELAEEELRRAIGYAFERPTLVGETIGDAISPEPAPRAAEAVLDGRAPVAGRVAEAAEAACADGFVRRLPLGYATPLGDAPMSGGERQRIGLARAFAQGERLLVLDDATSSLDTVTERQVGQALTTDRHGRTRLIAAHRLATAARADQVVWLDGGMVRACGPHHELWQDPAYRAVFQESDGADRADRADGDREARSAEEVRAAEGAAP; this is encoded by the coding sequence TTGCGGGCAGGAGACCGGCTGGTCGCCGGCACGGTACGGCGCGGTGGCCCATGGCCCGCAGTGCTGGCCGGCACGGCGGTCGTGGGAGCGGCCGGTGAGCTGGCCGTCCCGTACCTGATCGGCCGCACCGTGGACGCCCTCGTGGCCCGCCAGCCGTCCGGTACCCACTGGCTGGCCCTCTGCGCGGGCGCGGTCGCCGCCGTCATGCTCTGCGAGAGCCTCGGCGTGTGGGCGCGCGGCGCCAGCGGCGCCCACGCCGCCGCGACCCTGCGCTCCGGCGTGCTTCGCCACGTGCTCGGCACCGGCTCGGCGGCCACCCGCCGCTTCCCGGAAGGCGAGCTCGTCACCCGGGCAGGACTGAACGCCGAGGAGGTCGGCAGGGCACCCGAGACGGTGACCAGCGCGCTCGCCCTGCTCGTCCCCACGGCGGGCGCGCTGGTCGCGCTCACCCTCATCGCTCCCGTCCTGACGCTCACGCTCGGGGCGGGCATCGTCGTCATCCTCCTCGTCCTGCGGGCCTTCCTGCGCACCACGACCACGCTCGCCGGCGGGTACCAGCAGGTGCAGGGCGAGATCGCCGCCCGCCTCGTGGAGGCGCTGGGCGGCGCCCGCACGATCGCCGCCGCGGGCACGGCCGACCGCGAGTCGCGCCGTGTGCTCGCGCCCCTGCCCGGGCTGCGTACGCACGGGATGGCGCTGTGGCGGGCCAACGCCTCCGCCGCCGTCCGGGCCGGGCTGGTCGTGCCGCTCTTGGAGGTCGCCGTGCTCGCCGTGGGCGGCTTCATGCTCGCCGCCGGCGACCTCACCATCGGAGAGCTGTACGCCGCCGCGCGCTACGCCGTGCTCGGGGCCTCGCTCAGCACGGCGCTCGGCCACATCAGCGGCCTGGCCAGGGCGCGCGCCGCCGCCGGACGGGTGGCCGAGGTCCTCGACCTGCCGCCCGTCCGGTACGGCACCCGCACCCTCCCGCCCGGCCCCGGCACGGTCGAGTTCCGCGACGTGGCCGCGAACGGCCTGACCGTCGGCGATCTCGCGCTCCCCGGCGGCTCCGTCACCGCCGTCGTCGGGCGGTCCGGGGCGGGCAAGTCGCTGCTGGCCGCGCTGGCGGGCCGGCTGGCCGAGCCCGGGCGCGGCACCGTGCTGCTCGACGGCGTGCCGCTGGCGGAGCTGGCGGAGGAGGAGCTGAGACGGGCGATCGGCTACGCCTTCGAACGCCCGACCCTCGTCGGCGAGACGATCGGCGACGCCATCAGCCCCGAGCCGGCGCCTCGGGCGGCGGAGGCCGTTCTCGACGGGCGGGCGCCCGTGGCGGGTCGGGTGGCGGAGGCCGCTGAGGCCGCGTGTGCGGACGGGTTCGTGCGGCGGCTGCCGCTCGGTTACGCCACCCCGCTCGGCGACGCGCCCATGTCCGGTGGCGAGCGGCAGCGCATCGGCCTGGCCAGGGCGTTCGCGCAGGGGGAGCGGCTGCTCGTGCTCGACGACGCCACCTCCAGCCTCGACACCGTGACCGAGCGCCAGGTGGGCCAGGCCCTCACCACCGACCGGCACGGCCGCACCCGCCTCATCGCCGCCCACCGCCTCGCCACCGCCGCCCGCGCCGACCAGGTCGTCTGGCTCGACGGCGGCATGGTCCGCGCGTGCGGGCCGCACCACGAGCTGTGGCAGGACCCGGCCTACCGCGCGGTCTTCCAGGAATCCGACGGAGCCGACAGAGCCGACAGAGCCGACGGAGACCGGGAGGCCCGGAGCGCCGAGGAAGTGCGGGCAGCCGAGGGAGCCGCGCCGTGA
- a CDS encoding ATP-binding cassette domain-containing protein yields the protein MNPLVRALRREPRQLVKLGLWSVVEAAPAFLIGHAVARAIEDGFAPAEPLIGLGWLAALGLAWLAGAVAARQVVLAVAAVAEPFRDDLLTRVVEGALRTGSGRDSAAVARAGLQVELARDAFAAVVTTVRGFVFTVVSVVLGLLTLAPETLVLVMPPFLAGLGLFLASLPALARRQRAYLLADERLAEAMTGMAGGLRDIEACGLRESVTGRLERQVGAQAGAARTLARVSAARTAALAAGGWLPVVLVLAGTPWLLDRGVGAGVIVGTLAYVAQSLAPALGGLVQGLGVSGVRLAVSLGRILAMAPPAAPAPSRIRPFTNEIRLDAVTFAYGPHSAPVLEGLDLTVPEGDHLAVVGPSGAGKSTLASLLSGVLRPGKGEVLVGGVPAAQLDPAARVLIPQEAYVFRGTLRENLLYHAQDGTGLAEAVEAVGAGGLVDELGGYDAQVDPGALSAGQRQLIALARAYLAPASLVILDEATCHLDPATEARAEAAFARRGGTLIVIAHRLTSALRARRILLMDGTRITLGTHEELIRTSPLYADLAGHWHPEPVS from the coding sequence GTGAACCCGCTCGTCCGTGCCCTCCGGCGGGAGCCGCGGCAGCTCGTCAAGCTCGGCCTCTGGTCGGTGGTCGAGGCCGCGCCCGCGTTCCTCATCGGGCATGCCGTGGCCCGCGCCATCGAGGACGGGTTCGCCCCGGCCGAGCCGCTGATCGGGCTCGGCTGGCTGGCCGCGCTCGGGCTGGCGTGGCTCGCGGGGGCCGTGGCCGCGCGGCAGGTCGTGCTGGCCGTCGCCGCCGTGGCGGAGCCGTTCAGGGACGATCTGCTGACGCGCGTGGTGGAGGGCGCGCTCAGGACGGGCTCGGGGCGCGACAGCGCGGCCGTGGCCAGGGCCGGGCTCCAGGTCGAGCTCGCCAGGGACGCCTTCGCGGCCGTGGTCACCACCGTGCGCGGGTTCGTGTTCACGGTGGTCAGCGTCGTGCTGGGGCTGCTGACGCTGGCGCCGGAGACGCTCGTACTGGTCATGCCGCCGTTCCTGGCCGGGCTCGGGCTCTTCCTGGCCTCGCTGCCCGCGCTGGCCCGGCGGCAGCGGGCGTACCTGCTGGCCGACGAGCGGCTGGCCGAGGCCATGACCGGCATGGCGGGCGGGCTGCGCGACATCGAGGCGTGCGGCCTGCGGGAGAGCGTGACGGGCCGGCTCGAACGCCAGGTCGGCGCGCAGGCCGGCGCCGCCCGCACGCTCGCCCGGGTGAGCGCCGCCCGCACCGCCGCCCTGGCCGCCGGCGGCTGGCTGCCCGTCGTGCTCGTCCTGGCGGGGACCCCGTGGCTGCTCGACCGGGGCGTGGGCGCCGGGGTGATCGTGGGCACCCTCGCGTACGTCGCCCAGTCCCTGGCGCCCGCGCTCGGCGGGCTCGTGCAGGGGCTCGGCGTCAGCGGCGTCCGGCTCGCGGTCTCGCTCGGCCGCATCCTGGCCATGGCGCCGCCCGCCGCCCCCGCGCCGTCCAGGATCAGGCCGTTCACGAACGAAATCCGGCTCGACGCCGTCACCTTCGCCTACGGCCCGCACTCCGCGCCCGTGCTGGAGGGCCTGGACCTGACGGTCCCCGAGGGCGACCACCTGGCGGTCGTGGGGCCCAGCGGCGCGGGCAAGTCCACGCTCGCGTCCCTGCTCAGCGGCGTGCTGCGGCCCGGCAAGGGCGAGGTGCTGGTCGGCGGCGTGCCCGCCGCCCAGCTCGACCCCGCCGCCCGCGTGCTGATCCCCCAGGAGGCGTACGTCTTCAGGGGCACGCTCAGGGAGAACCTGCTCTACCACGCCCAGGACGGCACCGGGCTCGCGGAGGCCGTCGAGGCCGTCGGGGCGGGCGGCCTGGTGGACGAGCTGGGCGGCTACGACGCGCAGGTCGACCCCGGCGCGCTCTCGGCAGGACAGCGCCAGCTCATCGCCCTGGCCCGCGCCTACCTGGCCCCCGCCTCGCTCGTCATCCTCGACGAGGCCACCTGCCACCTCGACCCGGCCACCGAGGCCAGGGCCGAGGCCGCGTTCGCCCGCAGGGGCGGCACGCTCATCGTGATCGCCCACCGCCTGACCTCCGCCCTGCGCGCCCGCCGCATCCTGCTCATGGACGGCACCCGGATCACGCTCGGCACCCACGAGGAGCTGATCCGGACCTCCCCCTTGTACGCCGACCTGGCCGGCCACTGGCACCCGGAGCCCGTCTCATGA